The Edaphobacter flagellatus sequence CGTCTACGTGGAGAAGCCCTGCAGCCACAATCCCGCTGAGGGTGCCATGCTGGTCGCTGCGCGCGACAAGTACAAGAAGCTCGTTCAGATGGGTAGCCAGCAGCGCTCGTCCCCCCATACGCAGGAAGTCGCGCAGAAGGTGAAGGAAGGCGCAATTGGGCGTCCGTACTATGCCAAGGCCTGGTACAGCAACACGCGTAAGTCCATTGGCACGGGCAAGCCTGCGCCAGTACCCGCGACGCTCGACTGGGACCTGTGGCAGGGCCCAGCTCCGCGCAAGGCCTACATGAGTAATTACCATCCCTACAACTGGCACTGGTTCAAGCACTGGGGCACTGGCGAGACGCTCAATAACGGTACGCACGAGATCGATGTCTGCCGCTGGATTCTTGGCGTCGACTTCCCCAAGCACGTCTCCGCATCAGGCGGCCGCTATCAGTTCAAGGACGACTGGCAGTTCTATGACACGCTTGTCACCAGCTTCGAGTACGACGACAAGATCATCTCCTGGGAAGGCAAGTGTTGCCAGGGCATGAAATTTTACGATCGCGACCGCGGGGCGGCCATCATGGGCACAACCGGCACGATCGTCGTCGACCGCGAAGGCTACGACGTCTATGACCTGAAGGGCACGAAGCTCTCGTCCTTCCGCGCCAAGAAAGAGTCTTCTGCGTCCTCTGCCGATACCGTCGGCGCAGACTCGATGACCGACCTGCACTTCGCCAACTTCATCGCCGGCATCCAGAAGGGCGAGAAACTGAATGCCCCCATCGAGGTCGGCAACGTTGCCGTCACCATGCTGCAGCTTTCAAACGTTGCATGGGAGCTGAACCGCGGTCTGTCGCTTGACACCACGAATGGCCACGTCCTGAACGACCCCGAAGCGATGAAGCACTGGGGACGCGAGTACGAAAAGGGCTGGGCTCCGAAAGTCTAACTCCTCCTTTTCAGCAGCACAGAACGGCAGCTCGCATCGCGCGGGCTGCCGTTTTTTCATGGCCACTTTGCATGCACAAATCGGAGTGCCGCATTGCACATCATGCGGG is a genomic window containing:
- a CDS encoding Gfo/Idh/MocA family protein; this translates as MITRREFLDTLAVSAAGAAVSSSAKSYAQIVGSNDRVNFAVIGLNSRAYAHLSSLKANEKTARITHVCDVDTPILDKFSAATEKKFGTKPLNEKDFRKVLASKDVDAITIATPDHWHAPMAIAGVEAGKHVYVEKPCSHNPAEGAMLVAARDKYKKLVQMGSQQRSSPHTQEVAQKVKEGAIGRPYYAKAWYSNTRKSIGTGKPAPVPATLDWDLWQGPAPRKAYMSNYHPYNWHWFKHWGTGETLNNGTHEIDVCRWILGVDFPKHVSASGGRYQFKDDWQFYDTLVTSFEYDDKIISWEGKCCQGMKFYDRDRGAAIMGTTGTIVVDREGYDVYDLKGTKLSSFRAKKESSASSADTVGADSMTDLHFANFIAGIQKGEKLNAPIEVGNVAVTMLQLSNVAWELNRGLSLDTTNGHVLNDPEAMKHWGREYEKGWAPKV